One stretch of Bosea vaviloviae DNA includes these proteins:
- a CDS encoding YdcH family protein, whose translation MGFELSPDEVEAFTTELARLREEHRDLDSAIDALERVGAVNQIQVQRLKKRKLYLKDRIAQIEDALTPDIIA comes from the coding sequence CCTGACGAGGTCGAGGCATTCACGACGGAACTGGCGCGACTGCGCGAGGAGCATCGCGACCTCGACAGCGCCATCGACGCGCTGGAGCGGGTCGGTGCAGTCAACCAGATCCAGGTGCAGCGCCTGAAGAAGCGCAAGCTCTATCTGAAGGATCGCATCGCCCAGATCGAGGACGCTTTGACCCCAGATATCATCGCCTGA
- the purE gene encoding 5-(carboxyamino)imidazole ribonucleotide mutase, whose amino-acid sequence MAQTSPAVAIIMGSQSDWATMRHAAETLDALAIGYDARIVSAHRTPDRMFTFARGAKAEGFKVVIAGAGGAAHLPGMTASLTPLPVFGVPVESKALSGQDSLLSIVQMPAGIPVGTLAIGRAGAVNAALLAAAVLALSDEALAKRLDAYRARQSAAIAEHPVKDETRPAKDEK is encoded by the coding sequence ATGGCCCAGACCAGCCCCGCCGTCGCCATCATCATGGGCAGCCAGTCCGACTGGGCGACGATGCGCCATGCCGCCGAGACGCTGGACGCGCTCGCCATCGGCTATGATGCGCGCATCGTCTCCGCCCATCGCACGCCCGACCGGATGTTCACCTTCGCCCGCGGCGCCAAGGCCGAAGGCTTCAAGGTGGTGATCGCAGGCGCCGGCGGCGCAGCTCACCTGCCAGGCATGACCGCCTCCTTGACCCCTCTGCCCGTCTTCGGCGTGCCGGTCGAATCGAAGGCGCTTTCGGGTCAGGACAGCCTGCTCTCGATCGTGCAGATGCCGGCCGGCATCCCGGTCGGCACGCTCGCCATCGGCCGCGCCGGCGCGGTCAACGCCGCTCTCCTCGCTGCAGCCGTGCTTGCGCTGAGCGACGAGGCGCTCGCCAAGCGCCTCGACGCCTACCGCGCCCGCCAGAGCGCGGCGATCGCCGAACATCCGGTGAAGGACGAGACGCGCCCCGCGAAGGACGAAAAATGA
- a CDS encoding 5-(carboxyamino)imidazole ribonucleotide synthase, which translates to MSTPDSSGLAPGAMLGILGGGQLARMLALAAADLGIRAHIFAPEPDSPAFDVAARHTVGDYEDEAALARFADAVDVVTYEFENVPAATAAFLAARTPLHPGARALAVTQDRLSEKSFVAGLGLAVAPFRAVDSLADLEAAVADLGRPSILKTRRFGYDGKGQVKIAAGSDLAEAYEAIGHFSAILEGFVPFTREVSVVAARGADGAFAAFDVCENEHRDHILAFTRVPAQLSPKTGEAAIAAARRIADALDYIGVFAVEMFVVGEGAAERVIVNEIAPRVHNSGHWTSEGAETSQFHQHVRAVCGFPLGSAARRGRVEMENLIGVAALRWRDLLAEPGAHLHLYGKRDARPGRKMGHVTRVTPEKA; encoded by the coding sequence ATGAGCACGCCCGATTCCAGCGGCCTCGCTCCCGGTGCCATGCTCGGCATCCTGGGCGGCGGCCAGCTCGCCCGCATGCTCGCGCTCGCCGCCGCCGATCTCGGCATCCGCGCCCATATCTTCGCGCCGGAGCCCGACAGCCCGGCCTTCGACGTGGCGGCCCGCCATACCGTCGGCGACTATGAGGATGAAGCGGCGTTGGCGCGCTTCGCCGATGCGGTCGACGTCGTGACCTATGAATTCGAGAACGTGCCGGCCGCAACCGCCGCCTTCCTGGCGGCGCGCACACCGCTGCACCCCGGAGCGCGCGCGCTCGCGGTGACGCAGGATCGGCTCAGCGAGAAAAGCTTCGTCGCCGGGCTGGGCTTGGCCGTGGCCCCATTCCGCGCCGTCGATTCGCTGGCTGATCTCGAGGCCGCCGTCGCCGATCTCGGCCGCCCCAGCATCCTGAAGACGCGGCGCTTCGGCTATGACGGCAAGGGCCAGGTCAAGATCGCCGCCGGCAGCGACCTCGCCGAAGCCTATGAGGCGATCGGCCATTTCTCCGCGATCCTGGAAGGCTTCGTGCCCTTCACGCGCGAGGTTTCGGTCGTCGCGGCGCGCGGTGCCGACGGTGCATTCGCCGCCTTCGACGTCTGCGAGAACGAGCATCGCGACCATATCCTCGCCTTCACCCGCGTGCCGGCGCAGCTGTCGCCGAAGACAGGCGAGGCCGCCATTGCGGCCGCGCGGCGGATCGCCGACGCACTCGACTATATCGGCGTGTTCGCGGTCGAGATGTTCGTGGTCGGCGAGGGCGCGGCCGAGCGCGTGATCGTCAACGAGATCGCGCCGCGTGTGCATAATTCCGGGCATTGGACCAGCGAAGGTGCTGAGACCTCGCAGTTCCACCAGCATGTCCGCGCCGTCTGCGGCTTCCCGCTCGGCTCGGCGGCGCGGCGCGGCCGTGTCGAGATGGAGAATCTGATCGGCGTCGCCGCCTTGCGCTGGCGCGATCTGCTGGCCGAGCCCGGCGCGCATCTGCACCTCTACGGCAAGCGCGACGCCCGTCCGGGCCGCAAGATGGGCCATGTCACGCGGGTCACGCCCGAAAAAGCCTGA